In a genomic window of Streptomyces sp. NBC_01231:
- the ispG gene encoding flavodoxin-dependent (E)-4-hydroxy-3-methylbut-2-enyl-diphosphate synthase: MTAISLGMPSVPTKLAERRRSRQIQVGSVAVGGDAPVSVQSMTTTRTSDIGATLQQIAELTASGCQIVRVACPTQDDADALATIARKSQLPVIADIHFQPKYVFAAIEAGCAAVRVNPGNIKQFDDKVKEIAKAASDHGTPIRIGVNAGSLDQRLLQKYGKATPEALVESALWEASLFEEHGFRDIKISVKHNDPVVMIEAYRQLAAACDYPLHLGVTEAGPAFQGTIKSAVAFGALLSEGIGDTIRVSLSAPPVEEVKVGNQILESLNLKQRGLEIVSCPSCGRAQVDVYKLAEEVTAGLTGMEVPLRVAVMGCVVNGPGEAREADLGVASGNGKGQIFVKGEVIKTVPESKIVETLIEEAMKLAEAMEADGVLSGEPSVSVAG, from the coding sequence CAGTCGATGACCACGACCCGTACGTCCGACATCGGCGCCACCCTCCAGCAGATCGCCGAGCTCACCGCATCCGGCTGCCAGATCGTCCGGGTGGCCTGTCCCACCCAGGACGACGCCGACGCCCTCGCGACGATCGCGCGCAAGTCGCAGCTCCCGGTCATCGCGGACATCCACTTCCAGCCGAAGTACGTCTTCGCGGCCATCGAGGCCGGCTGCGCCGCGGTCCGGGTGAACCCCGGCAACATCAAGCAGTTCGACGACAAGGTCAAGGAGATCGCCAAGGCGGCGAGCGACCACGGCACCCCGATCCGTATCGGTGTGAACGCGGGCTCGCTGGACCAGCGCCTGCTCCAGAAGTACGGCAAGGCGACCCCCGAGGCCCTGGTCGAGTCCGCCCTGTGGGAGGCGTCCCTCTTCGAGGAGCACGGCTTCCGGGACATCAAGATCTCGGTGAAGCACAACGACCCGGTCGTGATGATCGAGGCGTACCGCCAGCTGGCCGCCGCCTGCGACTACCCCCTCCACCTCGGTGTGACCGAGGCCGGCCCGGCGTTCCAGGGCACGATCAAGTCGGCGGTCGCCTTCGGCGCGCTGCTGAGCGAGGGCATCGGCGACACGATCCGCGTCTCCCTCTCCGCGCCCCCCGTGGAGGAGGTCAAGGTCGGCAACCAGATCCTGGAGTCGCTCAACCTCAAGCAGCGCGGACTGGAGATCGTCTCCTGCCCGTCCTGCGGCCGTGCCCAGGTCGACGTCTACAAGCTGGCCGAAGAGGTCACCGCGGGCCTGACCGGCATGGAGGTCCCGCTGCGCGTCGCCGTCATGGGCTGCGTCGTCAACGGCCCGGGCGAGGCCAGGGAGGCCGACCTCGGTGTCGCCTCCGGCAACGGAAAGGGGCAGATCTTCGTCAAGGGCGAGGTCATCAAGACCGTCCCCGAGTCGAAGATCGTGGAGACCCTCATCGAGGAGGCCATGAAGCTGGCCGAGGCGATGGAGGCGGACGGCGTGCTCTCGGGCGAGCCGTCGGTGTCGGTGGCGGGCTGA
- a CDS encoding GNAT family N-acetyltransferase, whose protein sequence is MLTQTTSRVLEPSDLDAALAVLDREPVANAFVTSRIQVAGLDPWRLGGEMWGWYEDGMLTSLCYAGANLVPICATPRAVRAFADRARRAGRRCSSIVGPAEPTAQLWRLLEPSWGPAREVRRQQPLMVADRMPADTAPDPYVRRIRKDEMETIMPACVAMFTEEVGVSPMAGDGGLLYQARVAELVGAGRSFARLDHHGKVAFKAEIGAATDRACQIQGVWVAPEYRGSGLAAPGMAAVLGYALADVAPIVSLYVNDFNTAARRTYRRVGFQEVGAFMSVLF, encoded by the coding sequence GTGTTGACCCAGACGACCTCCCGGGTCCTCGAACCGAGCGACCTGGATGCCGCGCTCGCCGTCCTCGACCGCGAGCCGGTCGCCAACGCCTTCGTGACCTCCCGGATCCAGGTGGCGGGCCTCGACCCATGGCGGCTCGGCGGCGAGATGTGGGGCTGGTACGAGGACGGCATGCTGACGTCCCTGTGCTACGCGGGCGCCAACCTGGTCCCGATCTGCGCCACCCCGCGGGCCGTCCGGGCCTTCGCCGACCGGGCCCGCCGGGCCGGCCGCCGCTGCTCCTCCATCGTCGGCCCCGCCGAACCCACCGCCCAGCTCTGGCGGTTGCTCGAACCCAGCTGGGGCCCGGCCCGCGAGGTCCGCCGTCAACAGCCCCTGATGGTCGCCGACCGCATGCCGGCCGACACCGCCCCGGACCCCTACGTCCGTCGCATCCGCAAGGACGAGATGGAAACGATCATGCCGGCGTGCGTGGCGATGTTCACCGAGGAGGTCGGGGTCTCCCCGATGGCCGGTGACGGAGGGCTGCTGTACCAGGCCCGGGTCGCCGAACTCGTCGGCGCCGGCCGCTCCTTCGCCCGCCTCGACCACCACGGCAAGGTCGCGTTCAAGGCGGAGATCGGCGCCGCGACCGACCGCGCCTGCCAGATCCAGGGCGTCTGGGTGGCCCCGGAGTACCGGGGCAGCGGCCTTGCCGCCCCCGGCATGGCAGCGGTGCTCGGCTACGCCCTGGCCGACGTGGCCCCGATCGTCAGCCTCTACGTGAACGACTTCAACACGGCGGCGAGGCGCACCTATCGGAGGGTCGGCTTCCAGGAGGTGGGCGCGTTCATGAGTGTCTTGTTCTAG